The Ornithinimicrobium faecis region GGTCATCCCCGGCTTCATGATCCAGGGCGGCTGTCCGCTGGGTGAGGGCTTCGGTGGCCCGGGTTACACCTTCGACGACGAGATCCACCCGGACAAGAACTTCAACGAGCCCTACGTCCTGGCCATGGCCAACGCCGGCAAGCAGATGGGCAAGGGCACCAACGGCTCGCAGTTCTTCATCACCGTTGGACCGACCCCGCACCTGATGGGCAAGCACACCATCTTCGGTGAGGTTGCTGACGACGAGAGCAAGGCCGTCGTTGACGCCATCGCAGCGGTGAAGACCGGTCGCAACGACAAGCCGGCCGAGCCCGTCGTGATCGAGAAGGTCGTCGTCTCGGAGTGACCCGAGCCGCCCGAGACTCGACGATCATCAGATGACGGCCCCCGCCCCGCCGGTCTGCCCGCGGCACCCGGATCGCCCCTCCTACGTCAGCTGCCAACGCTGCGGTCGGCCAGTGTGCCCCGAGTGCCAGCGGCCAGCCGCCGTCGGCATCCAGTGTGTCGACTGCGTGAAGGAGCAGGCCAAGACCGTCCGGCAGCCGACCTCGCGGTTCGGCGCCCGGACGCGGGGCGGGCGTCCCGTCGTCACGATGATCCTGATCGGGATCTGTGTCGCGGTCTACATCGGTCAGTTGACCAACGACAGCGTCACCGAAGACCTGAGTTTCGTGCCGTTCTGGGCTGCGATCGAGCCGTGGCGCTTCCTGAGCGCAGCCTTCGTCCACTCGACCGGCAGCTTCACGCACATCCTGTTCAACATGTTCGCCCTGTGGATCACCGGGCAATATCTCGAGCCCCTCCTCGGCCGGATCAAGTTCCTCGGACTGTTTGTGATCAGCGCGATCGGTGGGTCGGTCGGCTATCTCCTCCTCGTCCCCCCGATCAATGAGGCTGGCTTCCTCGTGTGGGCGGTCGGCGCCTCGGGCGCGGTGTTCGGACTGTTCGCCGCCACGCTCGTGCTCAATCGGCACCTGGGCCGCGAGACCGGTGGCATCATCGCGATCCTCGGCATCAATGTGGTGCTCGGATTCATGCTGCCGAACATCGCCTGGCAGGCCCACCTCGGCGGAGCCGTCACCGGCGGGGTCCTCGCCGGCATCCTGGCGCTCACCGCACCCTCAGGCCGCACCGCCGTCGAGAATGCCTCGCGACGACGCTGGTTCTGGCCCGCCGCGATCGGCTTGGTCGTGCTGCTGGCGGCGGCCTCGCTGTGGCGGGTCATGTCCGTCGACGCGCCCCTGCCGTTCTGAGGCACCACCACAACGTCTGACAGCACCTCCCGGTTCTGGAAGCTCGCCACGGCAGGCTCCAAGAACCGGGAAGTGCTGTCAGTGCCGCGCTCTGGCCCGGGCGTCTGGCTGCGCGGTCGATGTGACAGGCCAGCACCCGGCCCGCTGCCTGTGGATGGGCGCCGTTGCCTGTGAATAACACCGGTGTAGTTATCCCCACCTTGTGGATAACCTGTGGACAACGTGTCGACGCGTTAGCGCCAGCGGGTCGCCATCATGAAACCGGCCATGATCGCGCCGAGGCCGATCACGAGGTTCCAGTAGCCGATGGCGATGGGGTAGTCGCCGCTGGTGACATAGAAGGTGGTCACCCACAGCACACCAAAGATCATCAGACCGCACATCACCGGCACGAACCAGGGCGGGTTGATCTGCGGCGGAGCGGCGACATCGACGGGTCGCTGCTGCGGGGACTTCTTCTTGGCGCGGCCCTTGGACTTCGGCACGACTGCTACTCCTTTGCTGGGGGACCGGGGCGACCTCGCTGCCGCCCGGCTCCGCGACCGGGCGTGAAAACCGGTCGGCACGTCAAGGATACGTGGGGACGCGGATAGGCTGGAACGGCAACACGACGACAGGGGCAGCGATGAGCACTCAGGAGCACCCGGCCGCCGATCCGTCCGACCCCCAGGGCTCGACGCAGCAGGCGGTTCCGGAGGTCGCCACGCCGCGGCGCCGCGGCGTCTGGCACGTCCTGGTCCCGGTCATGGCGCTCGCAGCCGGACTGCTCTTCGGCACCTCCGCGGCCCTGGCAGAGGACGAGCCGGCCGATGCCCAGCCGGAGTCCCTGGCCGGGCTGATCACCGAGCGCAACGAGCAGGTCACCCAGCTCTCGGAGCAGGCAGCCGAGCTCCAGACCCAGGTCGATGCCCTCAGCGGTCAGGGCAGGCTGCCGGCCAATGCCGATGCCGACGCGCTGGCGCCCGTCGTGGGGACCGTCGCCGTTGAGGGGCCCGGAGTCCAGGTGGTGCTCGACGACGCGGGCTACACCCTGGAGACGTTGCCCGAGGGCTACACGGTCGACGACGTCGTGGTGCACCAGCAGGACGTCCAGGGCGTGATCAACGCGCTGTGGGCCGGGGGCGCCGAGGCGATGATGGTGCAGGACCAGCGGATCATCTCCACCAGCGCGGTCCGGTGTGTTGGCAACACGCTGTATCTGCAGGGCCGGGTCTACTCCCCGCCCTACACGATCACGGCGATCGGCGACGTGGATCAGCTGATGCAGCAGTTGGACGAGGACCCCACGGTCAGCAACTATCACGCGTGGGCCGACATCCTGGGCCTGGGCTATGAGGTCACGGATGCTGGCATGGTTGAGTTGCCTGCCTTCACCGGGACCGTCCGTGCTCAGCACGCCGACCTGCTCGGCCCCAGGCCGGAGCCCACCCAGGAGGGACCGCTCGAGCGGCGGTGAGGACCCCTTCGCTAACCTGAGGTCATGGCGCACGAGGCCGCAGTGCACGAGGCCGTCACCCACCCGCCCGCAGGGCACATCGTCCGGTTCGTCGACCGGCTGGACCACCCCACCACACCTCCGGCTGAGCTCCCCGTGCCGCGACGGGTCAACGGTGCGGGTCGCGTGCTCGTAGGGATCGCGCTGGCAGCCGCGGCGGTCGGCTCGACCCTGGTGATCCGCACGCTCTGGACGGAGGGGTCACCGGGGTGGTGGTTCTCCGCGTTGTTCACCGTCTTCATCGCCCTGGTGGCCCTCGGCCTCGGCATCGCCTATGTCGGCTGGCTCCGGCGCATCGGCGAGGAGCGCAGCGCCTCCGCGGCGTGGCGAGCGGCGATCGCCGGCGTCCGCGGAGAACCCGGCACCGTCACGCACCGAGACGTGCGACTCGGTGAGGACGGCGACGTCCTCGGCATCACGATGACCGTCCGGACCGCCGGTGGCGCAGTCGTCGGAGCGAGTTGGCGGCCGACGGGTGAGGTGCGGCGCCTGCTGCAACCTCAGGTGCCGGGCGTCGGCTCGAGCGCCCGGGTCTGGCGGGCGCCCGGCGCCGGCCCAGTGCTCGTGGACGTGCTCGACCCCACCGTGGTGCGGGCCGCGCCCACCGACTGACCGTGCCCACCGACTGACCGCTCCCGCCGACTGACTGGGCCTGCGGTCACGCCGGGTTGGGCTCTCCCGTGGGTGCCGCGTCGGTGTCCGTCGGGTCGTCAGTCGTGGTCTCGGTCGGGTCGTCAGTGGGGTCGTCGGTCGGGTCGTCGGTGGGCAGGGTGGGCACTGACGTGGGCTGGTTGGTCGGGGGCTCGTCGGTCTCCGTCGGGTCCTCGGTCGTGGGATCCTCGGTGGTCGGGTCCTCGGTCGTCGGCTCCGGAGGGGTGTAGGTCGTCGTCACCGTCTCCCGGGGCGGGACCGCCACGACCAGGGTGATCTCCTCGTCGTAGTCGACGACCTCACCCGCCTCGATCGACTGGCTGACGACGGTGTCCTCCTCGACGTCGCTGCGCACCTCGGTCTCGCGCGTCACGTTGGCATTGAGTCGGGCGTCGGTCAGGTCGCCCATCGCCTCAAAGATGTCCTTGCCCTCCACGTCGGGCATCTCGGTCTTCCCGCTGGCCACGATCAGGGTCACCGGCTTGTCGGGCGCGACCTCAGTGCCGATCGATGGGTCGGTGCCGATCACGATGCCCTTGTCGAAGTCGGGGTCGTCGTCCTCCTGGACCTCGTCGGCGACGGTCAGTCCCGAGCCCTCGAGGATCGAGCGGGCCGAGCTCGCATCGTCGCCGCTGACGTCCTGGATCAGGATCGCGTCCGGCCCGCTGGAGATGGTGACCGTGACTGCGCTGCCCTCCTCGACCTGCTGGTTCGCGACCGGGCTCTGGTCGATGACAGTCCCCTCGGGGGCGGGGTCATTGACCCGCTCGGGCTCGGCGAACTCCAGGTTGGCGTCGCGGATCTTGTCCTCGGCGTCGGTCTCGGTGTCGCTGATGACGTGGGGCACCGCGACCATGACGACCTCGTCCTGGTCGCCGGGCCCGAGGGTCTGATAGACCACCCACCCGACGCCAGCCAGCGCCAGCAGGGCCAGGACCGTGAGCACCAACCAGCCACCGGAGTGCCGCTGCTCGCGCACCGGGATCTCGTCGGTGCGCTCATAACCATCGTCGTATGCCGACAGCTCGGCAGGTGGGCCCCCCGCCATCCGCTGTGGTCGGCCGCCGGGGCGACCCTGGGAGGACACCATCCCCGGAGCGGGGTGTGGCTCGGTCTCGAAGCCCGCGCTGGAGGCGACGCCGCCGCTGAGCAACTCGGTGGAGCCCGCGACCGCGGCCAGCGAGGCCAGGGCCTGCGGGCTGATGGGGTCGCCCGCACGGGCGGCGAGCAGGTCGGCCCGGAACGCCGCGGCGTCCTGGTAACGCTCGTTGGGACCCTTGCGCAGCGCGTGCAGCGTGATCGCGTCGAGGGCCTCGGACAGGTCGCCCTGGAAGTTGGACGGGGCCTTGGCCTGCTGGCCGAGGTGCTGATAGACGAGCGAGACGGGGTCACCGACGAAGGGGGTGCGGCCGGTGAGCAGCTCATAGAGCAGGCAGCCGGTGGAGTAGAGGTCGGAGCGGGCATCGACGTCCTCGCCCTGTGCCTGCTCCGGCGAGAGATAGCGGGCGGTGCCCAGCACCGACTGGGTCTGGGTCATCGTGGCCGCGGTGTCGGCCAGCGCCCGGGCGATGCCAAAGTCCATCACCTTGACCGCGCCGCCGCGGGTGACCATCACATTGGCCGGTTTGATGTCGCGGTGGACCAGGCCCCGCTCGTGGGAGTAGGACAGCGCCGCGAGCACGGCCGCGGTCACCCGGGCGGCCTCGTCGGGGTCCAGGACCTTCTCGGTGTTGAGGATCTCGCGCAGGGTCTGGCCCTCGACGATCTCCATCACGATGTAGGGCACCTGGACCGGTGCTCCACCGCTCTCGTGCATGTCCTGCTCGCCGGAGTCGTAGACGGCCACGATCGAGGGATGGTTCAGGCCGGCGGCGGACTGCGCCTCACGGCGGAAGCGGGCCAGGAAGGAGGTGTCGCGAGCCAGGTCGGTGCGCAGGATCTTGATGGCCACGGTCCGCCCGAGCCGGAGATCGTGCCCCTTGTGCACCTCGGCCATGCCGCCCCGGCCGATCAGCTCGCCGACCTCGTAACGTCCGCCGAGGACCAGCTTGTCCTCACTCATCGGTTCACTCCTGCCTCAAGGACCTGTTGTGCGATCGGTGCGGCCACGACGCCGCCGGTCTCACCGGTCCAGTCGTCGGTCGCGCTCTCCACGACCACGGCCACGGCGATGTTCGGGTCGTCCGCCGGGGCGAACCCAGTGAACCACGCGTGTGCCGCTCCACTGGTGCCGAACTCCGCGGTCCCGGTCTTGCCGGCGACCTGCACGCCGGGGACCGCTGCGCGTGAGCCCGAGCCGGACTCGACGACGGCGACCATCATCTCGGTGAGCTGTTGAGCCGTGGTCTCGCTGATCGCGTCGTTGAACTCCTGCGCCTTGGTGGTGTCGATCTCGGACAGGTCCTTGTCGCGGACCGTCTCGACGAGATAGGGAGTCATCACCTGTCCGCCGTTGGCGATGCCCGCGGAGACCATGGCGACCTGCATGGGGGTGACGCGCACGTCATACTGCCCGATGCCGGTCAGTCCCACCTGGGCATCGTCCGCGTCGACCGGATAGCGGCTCGCGGTGACCGGCAGCGGGACCTGCAGGGACTGGCCGAAGCCGAAGGCCTCGGCCTGCTGGTTGAGGGTCTCGGCGCCGAGCTCGTTGGCCAGCCACCCGAACGAGGTGTTGCACGAGACGCGCACGGAGTCGAAGAGTGTCGTGGTGTCCTCACCGCTGCACGAGGAGCCGCCGAAGTTGGGGATCGAGGTCTCGGTGCCCGGCAGGGTGTAGCGCAGCGGGGAGGGCAGCTCGCTGTCGGGGTCGAACTCGTTGGACTCCAGCGCGGCGGCCGCCACCACCAGTTTGAACACGGAGCCGGGGGGATACAGATCGCCGCCGGTGGCCCGGTTGGTCAACGGGCGGGACTCGTCCGTCGAGAGCTGCTCATAGGCCTGCTGCACAGCGTTGAGGTTGTGCGAGGACAACGAGTTCGGGTCGTAGGTCGGGTGGCTGACCAGGGCGAGGATCGCACCGGTGCTGGGGTCCAGCGCCACAACGGCCCCACGTCGATCCCCCAGCGCCTCATCGGCCGCACGCTGCACATCGGCGTCGATCGTGAGCTCGAGGGTGGCCCCGGTCGGCTCGCGGCCGATCAGGATGTCGGGGAGCCGGCGATAGAACAGGGAGCTGTCCGAGCCGGCCAACAAGGCGTTGGAGGAGCGCTCCAGCCCCGGGCCGGGGCCATAGGTGAAGGAGTAGTAGCCACTGACGTGGGAGTAGCGCTGGCCCTGGCTGTAGGTGCGCATCCACCGCAGGTCGTTGTCGGTGGGCTCGGACTCGGCAATCGGCGTGCCGTCCACCAGGATGGCACCGCGCTCGCGGCCATACTCCTGCAGCAGGGTCCGGCGGTTGCCGGCCGTCTCACGCAGCGTGTCGGCCTGGAAGAACTGGATCCAGGTGATGGCGACCAGCAGCGCCGCGAACATGAGCGAGACGACCACGGCGAGCTTGCGGATGGGTGAGTTCACCGGGCACCTCCCGGTTGTGGGGCGGTCGCGCCGGGCGCGGGCTGGCGGTCGTCATCTGCAACCCGTTCGGCGACCGGTCGTCGGGCATGATCGCTGATCCGCAGCAGCAGGGCCACGATGATCCAGTTGGCGATCAGCGAGGAACCGCCGGCGGACAGGAACGGCGTGGTCAGACCGGTCAGCGGGATCACCCGGGTCAGCCCGCCGACGACGACGAAGACCTGCAGGCCGATCGAGAAGGCGAGGCCGGCCGCGAGGAGCTTGCCGAAGCCCTCGCGGGCACCGATGGCTGTGCGCAGACCGCGCTCGACGAGCAGGGCATAGAGCATGAGCATCGCGAAGACGCCGATCAGCCCGAGCTCCTCGGCGAAGCTGGCGAAGATGTAGTCGCTGTTGGCGAAGTAGGTCAGGTGCGGATAACCCTCACCCAGCCCGGTGCCGAACAACCCTCCGTGTCCCATGCCCATCAGGCCCTTGGCGACCTGGTCGGAGGAGGCGTCTGCGCCGAACGGGTCGAGCCACAGGTCGACGCGGGTCTGCACGTGGGCGAAGATCCGCCAGGCGACGAACGCGCCGGCAGCAAACAGGGACAGACCGATGATGATCCAGCTGACCCGCTCCGTCGCGACATAGAGGACAGCCACGAAGAGCCCAAAGAACAGCAGTGAGGACCCCAGGTCGCGCTGGGCGACCAGGATCAGGATCGACAGCCCCCAGGCCGCCAGGATCGGGCCCAGGTCGCGACCGCGGGGCAGTTGCAGGAACAGGAAGCGCCTCCCGACCAGGGAGAGCGCGTCGCGCGTGGCGACCAGATAACCGGCGAAGAACACAGTGAGGGCGATCTTGGCGACCTCACCTGGTTGGAAACTGAACCCGGCGATGCGGATCCACAGGCGCGAGCCGTTCTCCGCGTGGCCGATGACCGGCAGCATGGGCGCCAGCAGGAGCGCAAAACCGACCACCATCGCGATGTAGGTGTAGCGCCGCAGCGACCGGTGGTCGCGGATGATGAAGAGCACCGCAGCGGCCAGGATGATGCCGAGTGCGCTCCACATGACCTGCCGCCCGGCCACCAGGCTGTCCACACCGCGCCCGGCCGCATAGTCCAGACGCAGGATCATCACCAGACCCAGCCCGTTGAGCAGGGTGGCGATGGGGAGCAGGAGTGGATCGGCATACCTGGCCTTCCACCGCAGCACCAGG contains the following coding sequences:
- a CDS encoding rhomboid family intramembrane serine protease produces the protein MTAPAPPVCPRHPDRPSYVSCQRCGRPVCPECQRPAAVGIQCVDCVKEQAKTVRQPTSRFGARTRGGRPVVTMILIGICVAVYIGQLTNDSVTEDLSFVPFWAAIEPWRFLSAAFVHSTGSFTHILFNMFALWITGQYLEPLLGRIKFLGLFVISAIGGSVGYLLLVPPINEAGFLVWAVGASGAVFGLFAATLVLNRHLGRETGGIIAILGINVVLGFMLPNIAWQAHLGGAVTGGVLAGILALTAPSGRTAVENASRRRWFWPAAIGLVVLLAAASLWRVMSVDAPLPF
- a CDS encoding cell division protein CrgA, with product MPKSKGRAKKKSPQQRPVDVAAPPQINPPWFVPVMCGLMIFGVLWVTTFYVTSGDYPIAIGYWNLVIGLGAIMAGFMMATRWR
- a CDS encoding DUF881 domain-containing protein, with protein sequence MSTQEHPAADPSDPQGSTQQAVPEVATPRRRGVWHVLVPVMALAAGLLFGTSAALAEDEPADAQPESLAGLITERNEQVTQLSEQAAELQTQVDALSGQGRLPANADADALAPVVGTVAVEGPGVQVVLDDAGYTLETLPEGYTVDDVVVHQQDVQGVINALWAGGAEAMMVQDQRIISTSAVRCVGNTLYLQGRVYSPPYTITAIGDVDQLMQQLDEDPTVSNYHAWADILGLGYEVTDAGMVELPAFTGTVRAQHADLLGPRPEPTQEGPLERR
- a CDS encoding FtsW/RodA/SpoVE family cell cycle protein yields the protein MTTVTTFRPRTGRTTELVLLLFAIGIVLLAYVNVGLAVREEVPANLGMTAGIFVGVTVAFHLVLRWKARYADPLLLPIATLLNGLGLVMILRLDYAAGRGVDSLVAGRQVMWSALGIILAAAVLFIIRDHRSLRRYTYIAMVVGFALLLAPMLPVIGHAENGSRLWIRIAGFSFQPGEVAKIALTVFFAGYLVATRDALSLVGRRFLFLQLPRGRDLGPILAAWGLSILILVAQRDLGSSLLFFGLFVAVLYVATERVSWIIIGLSLFAAGAFVAWRIFAHVQTRVDLWLDPFGADASSDQVAKGLMGMGHGGLFGTGLGEGYPHLTYFANSDYIFASFAEELGLIGVFAMLMLYALLVERGLRTAIGAREGFGKLLAAGLAFSIGLQVFVVVGGLTRVIPLTGLTTPFLSAGGSSLIANWIIVALLLRISDHARRPVAERVADDDRQPAPGATAPQPGGAR
- a CDS encoding peptidoglycan D,D-transpeptidase FtsI family protein — protein: MNSPIRKLAVVVSLMFAALLVAITWIQFFQADTLRETAGNRRTLLQEYGRERGAILVDGTPIAESEPTDNDLRWMRTYSQGQRYSHVSGYYSFTYGPGPGLERSSNALLAGSDSSLFYRRLPDILIGREPTGATLELTIDADVQRAADEALGDRRGAVVALDPSTGAILALVSHPTYDPNSLSSHNLNAVQQAYEQLSTDESRPLTNRATGGDLYPPGSVFKLVVAAAALESNEFDPDSELPSPLRYTLPGTETSIPNFGGSSCSGEDTTTLFDSVRVSCNTSFGWLANELGAETLNQQAEAFGFGQSLQVPLPVTASRYPVDADDAQVGLTGIGQYDVRVTPMQVAMVSAGIANGGQVMTPYLVETVRDKDLSEIDTTKAQEFNDAISETTAQQLTEMMVAVVESGSGSRAAVPGVQVAGKTGTAEFGTSGAAHAWFTGFAPADDPNIAVAVVVESATDDWTGETGGVVAAPIAQQVLEAGVNR
- a CDS encoding peptidylprolyl isomerase; this encodes MNVTLQTSKGDINVTLFPDHAPKTVKNFTGLATGEQDYKDDAGRTNPEPFFDGLTFHRVIPGFMIQGGCPLGEGFGGPGYTFDDEIHPDKNFNEPYVLAMANAGKQMGKGTNGSQFFITVGPTPHLMGKHTIFGEVADDESKAVVDAIAAVKTGRNDKPAEPVVIEKVVVSE
- the pknB gene encoding Stk1 family PASTA domain-containing Ser/Thr kinase, which gives rise to MSEDKLVLGGRYEVGELIGRGGMAEVHKGHDLRLGRTVAIKILRTDLARDTSFLARFRREAQSAAGLNHPSIVAVYDSGEQDMHESGGAPVQVPYIVMEIVEGQTLREILNTEKVLDPDEAARVTAAVLAALSYSHERGLVHRDIKPANVMVTRGGAVKVMDFGIARALADTAATMTQTQSVLGTARYLSPEQAQGEDVDARSDLYSTGCLLYELLTGRTPFVGDPVSLVYQHLGQQAKAPSNFQGDLSEALDAITLHALRKGPNERYQDAAAFRADLLAARAGDPISPQALASLAAVAGSTELLSGGVASSAGFETEPHPAPGMVSSQGRPGGRPQRMAGGPPAELSAYDDGYERTDEIPVREQRHSGGWLVLTVLALLALAGVGWVVYQTLGPGDQDEVVMVAVPHVISDTETDAEDKIRDANLEFAEPERVNDPAPEGTVIDQSPVANQQVEEGSAVTVTISSGPDAILIQDVSGDDASSARSILEGSGLTVADEVQEDDDPDFDKGIVIGTDPSIGTEVAPDKPVTLIVASGKTEMPDVEGKDIFEAMGDLTDARLNANVTRETEVRSDVEEDTVVSQSIEAGEVVDYDEEITLVVAVPPRETVTTTYTPPEPTTEDPTTEDPTTEDPTETDEPPTNQPTSVPTLPTDDPTDDPTDDPTETTTDDPTDTDAAPTGEPNPA